Proteins encoded together in one Campylobacter peloridis LMG 23910 window:
- the tkt gene encoding transketolase codes for MLQKQANTIRFLCADMIQKANSGHPGAPMGLADIMSVLSMHLVHNPKDPTWLNRDRLVFSGGHASALLYSFLHLSGYDVSLEDLKNFRQLHSKTPGHPEIFTPGVEIATGPLGQGIANAVGFAMAAKKASLLLGEDIINHKVYCLCGDGDLQEGISYEACSLAGLHKLDNLIIIYDSNNISIEGDVAIAFNENVKERFRAQNFEVLEIDGHDFEQIDLALKTAKESKKPCLIIAHTTIAKGALELEGSHHSHGAPLGEELIKKAKEALGFDSQKTFEIPEDVKVRFNAAVELGDLAQAKWNQKVQNLNAEKKALLKELLEPDFSKIQFPDFKGKDLATRDSNGMILNEIAKALPGFLGGSADLGPSNKTELKDMGDFPNGKNIHYGIREHAMAAISNAFARYGLFLPYCATFFIFSEYLKPAARIAALMKIKHFFIFTHDSIGVGEDGPTHQPIEQLSTFRAMPNSLTFRPADGVENVKAWQIALKTNMPSVFVLSRQKLSALGEPVFGDVLNGAYLLEENKNAQFTLLASGSEVSLCLSAAKILKEKGVLVNVVSMPCYELFIAQEKSYKERILQGKVIGVEAANSNELYRICDELYGMSSFGESGKDKDVFEHFGFSEEKLSSYVLSLCNEN; via the coding sequence ATGTTACAAAAACAAGCAAATACTATAAGATTTTTATGTGCGGATATGATACAAAAAGCCAATTCAGGCCACCCAGGTGCACCTATGGGTTTAGCAGATATTATGAGCGTTTTAAGCATGCATTTAGTGCATAATCCAAAAGATCCTACATGGTTAAATAGAGATAGATTAGTCTTTTCAGGTGGCCATGCAAGTGCTTTGCTTTATAGTTTTTTGCATTTGAGTGGTTATGATGTAAGCTTAGAGGATTTAAAAAATTTCCGCCAATTACATTCTAAAACCCCAGGCCATCCTGAAATTTTCACCCCAGGGGTTGAAATCGCTACAGGGCCTTTAGGACAAGGTATTGCCAATGCGGTTGGTTTTGCTATGGCAGCTAAAAAAGCAAGTTTGCTTTTGGGTGAGGATATTATCAATCACAAAGTATATTGTTTGTGTGGTGATGGAGATTTACAAGAGGGAATTTCTTATGAGGCTTGTTCTTTAGCAGGGCTTCATAAACTTGATAATTTAATCATCATTTATGATAGCAATAATATTTCAATCGAAGGTGATGTGGCTATTGCTTTTAATGAAAATGTAAAAGAGCGTTTTAGAGCACAAAATTTCGAAGTACTTGAGATAGATGGGCATGATTTTGAGCAAATTGATTTAGCATTAAAAACTGCTAAAGAAAGTAAAAAGCCTTGTTTAATCATTGCTCACACTACTATAGCTAAGGGAGCTTTAGAACTTGAAGGAAGCCATCATTCTCATGGAGCACCTTTGGGTGAAGAGCTTATAAAAAAGGCAAAAGAGGCTTTAGGTTTTGATTCACAAAAAACTTTTGAAATTCCAGAAGATGTAAAGGTGCGTTTTAATGCTGCAGTAGAACTTGGAGATTTAGCACAAGCTAAATGGAATCAAAAAGTGCAAAATTTAAATGCAGAAAAAAAGGCTTTATTAAAAGAACTTTTAGAGCCTGATTTTTCAAAAATACAATTTCCTGATTTTAAAGGAAAAGATTTAGCCACTAGAGATAGCAATGGTATGATTTTAAATGAAATTGCCAAAGCTTTACCGGGATTTTTAGGTGGAAGTGCGGATTTAGGCCCATCAAATAAAACCGAACTTAAAGATATGGGGGATTTTCCAAATGGAAAAAATATCCACTATGGTATAAGAGAGCATGCAATGGCTGCTATATCAAATGCCTTTGCAAGATATGGTTTGTTTTTGCCTTATTGTGCTACTTTTTTTATATTTAGTGAGTATTTAAAACCTGCTGCAAGAATAGCAGCTTTAATGAAAATCAAACATTTTTTCATCTTTACTCACGATAGTATAGGCGTGGGCGAAGATGGCCCAACGCACCAACCCATAGAACAGCTTAGCACCTTTAGAGCTATGCCAAATTCATTAACTTTTAGGCCAGCTGATGGGGTTGAGAATGTAAAAGCATGGCAAATTGCACTTAAAACTAATATGCCAAGTGTTTTTGTGTTGTCGCGTCAAAAGCTTAGTGCTTTGGGTGAGCCAGTTTTTGGAGATGTTTTAAATGGGGCTTATTTATTAGAAGAAAATAAAAATGCACAATTTACACTTTTAGCAAGTGGAAGTGAGGTATCATTGTGCTTAAGTGCAGCAAAAATTTTAAAAGAAAAAGGCGTGCTTGTTAATGTAGTTTCTATGCCTTGCTATGAGTTATTCATCGCTCAAGAAAAATCTTATAAAGAAAGAATTTTACAAGGTAAGGTTATAGGTGTGGAAGCTGCCAATTCAAACGAACTTTATAGAATTTGTGATGAGCTTTATGGTATGAGTAGTTTTGGTGAAAGTGGTAAAGATAAAGATGTATTTGAGCATTTTGGATTTAGCGAGGAAAAATTAAGCTCTTATGTTTTAAGTTTATGTAATGAAAATTGA
- a CDS encoding ABC transporter permease — protein sequence MKIETLINTKECVFSVFGKWDKESVVKSKKLDFPQNKDIVFDFLNLEFIDSAGVRYFLALENELKQKGFKVNKINLKSQHAILFNLCEKHYQAYNQTQDDKKNIKDFFENLGKKVVNSFEILVQFLNFVGLITLTCFKTFLKPKKLRFRAFLYHVENSAINALPIIMLTSLLVGIVLAYQAAYQLAQFGANIYIVDLMGISATRELAPLISAIVIAGRSASSYTAQIGVMKLTDEIDAMKTMGFKESEFIILPRVLALTLAMPLVVIIADILSILGGIIVAWVSLEINMSEFMSRFKEAVELKHIIIGLVKAPMFGFLIASIACFRGFFVQKTTESIGVYTTKSVVNAIFWVIAFDAIFSVFLTKAGI from the coding sequence ATGAAAATTGAAACACTCATTAACACTAAAGAATGTGTTTTTAGTGTTTTTGGAAAATGGGATAAAGAAAGTGTGGTAAAATCTAAGAAATTGGATTTTCCACAAAATAAAGATATCGTTTTTGATTTTTTAAATTTAGAATTTATAGATAGTGCTGGTGTAAGATATTTTTTAGCTTTAGAAAATGAGTTAAAGCAAAAAGGTTTTAAGGTCAATAAAATCAATCTAAAAAGTCAGCATGCAATACTTTTTAATCTTTGTGAAAAACACTATCAAGCTTATAATCAAACTCAAGATGATAAAAAAAATATAAAAGATTTTTTTGAAAATCTAGGAAAAAAAGTAGTAAATTCATTTGAGATTTTAGTGCAATTTTTAAATTTTGTAGGTTTAATAACCCTTACATGTTTTAAGACTTTTTTAAAGCCTAAAAAATTGCGTTTTAGAGCATTTTTATACCATGTAGAAAATAGTGCTATTAATGCTTTGCCTATTATAATGCTAACTTCTTTACTTGTGGGTATAGTGCTTGCATACCAAGCTGCATATCAACTAGCACAATTTGGAGCAAATATTTATATAGTAGATTTAATGGGAATTTCAGCCACTAGAGAGTTAGCACCACTTATAAGTGCCATTGTAATAGCCGGAAGAAGTGCAAGTTCTTATACAGCACAAATTGGCGTTATGAAACTTACTGATGAAATTGATGCTATGAAAACTATGGGTTTTAAAGAAAGTGAATTTATAATTTTACCTAGAGTTTTAGCTTTAACTCTTGCTATGCCATTGGTAGTTATAATAGCTGATATATTAAGTATTTTAGGTGGAATTATAGTTGCTTGGGTTAGCTTAGAAATTAACATGAGTGAATTTATGAGTCGTTTTAAAGAAGCTGTTGAATTAAAGCACATTATTATAGGACTTGTGAAAGCTCCAATGTTTGGATTTTTGATTGCTTCTATTGCGTGTTTTAGAGGTTTTTTTGTGCAAAAAACAACTGAAAGTATAGGTGTTTATACTACAAAAAGTGTTGTAAATGCTATTTTTTGGGTGATAGCTTTTGATGCAATTTTCTCTGTATTTTTAACAAAGGCTGGAATTTGA